Within Limisalsivibrio acetivorans, the genomic segment GCCCCGTAAGGCCGCTTTTACTTGTTACATAGTTTGCCTGGCCGGCGTTGCCCATGAAGCCAACAACGCTTGAAATGTTGATTATCTTACCGTAGCGCTTCTTCATCATACCCTTAACTGCGAAGCGGGTACAGAGGAATGCGCCCTTGAGGTTGGCATCGATAACTGCGTCCCAGTCCTCTGTTTTCATTCTCATGATAAGGCCGTCTTTGGTTATGCCCGCATTATTCACAAGGATATCGACCGTGCCGAGCTCCTTTTCTATCGATGCGAACATCTCCTTAACCGAAGGCTCATCGGCGACATTTGCCTTAACCGCCAGAGCCTTGCCGCCTGATTCTTCTATCTCTTTAACAACCTCTTCAGCCTTTGCTGAGCTGGAGGCGTAGTTAACTGCCACATTTGCACCCAGCGATGCCAGCTTAAGCGCCACTGTGCGACCGATCCCTCTGGAACCGCCTGTTACGAGGGCTACCTTTCCTTCGAGCATATCAGTATCTCCTTAAAGCTTCTCTTCATCACCGACAATCCCCACATTGGAACAGTTCAGTGATTTATCGACCTTGCGGACGAGTCCTGTGAGAACCTTTCCGGCTCCCACCTCTATGAAAGTGTCAGCACCTGCTGCGGCCATATTCTGGATCGTTTCTGTCCACAGAACGGGGCTTGCAACCTGCTTAACAAGATTGTCGTAAACATGGGAAGCCGATCTTTCGGGCTCCGCCTTAACATTACTGAACACAGGAGTGCTCAGATCATTTATATCGATATTCTTAAGATACTCCGCCATTTTAACCGCCGCGGGCTTCATGAGCGAGCAATGGAAGGGTGCACTAACGGGGAGCATAACAGCCCTCTTAGCACCAGCCTCTTTGATCTTCTCGGCAAACTCGGCAACCTTTGCCGTACTCCCCGCAACGACTATCTGCCCGGGGGAATTAAAGTTTGCCGGCTCCACAACGCCGTTGTCGTCGGTGAGTTCCAAGCATACCCTGCGCACGGTCTCCTCATCGGAGCCCATGACGGCGGCCATGGAACCCGTTCCCACAGGCACAGCCTCCTGCATAAATTTACCACGGTTGTGAACAGCAAGGACTGCGTCCTCGAAGCTCATTCCTCCGGCTGCCACAAGGGCGGAATACTCGCCGAGGGAGTGCCCGGCGAAGAAATCGGGGCTGAGCTTATCCTTAACAACCTCCCAGAGACCAACACTCATCGTGAGCAGAGCCGGCTGGGTGTTTGAGGTGAGTTTAAGGTCCTCTTCGGGGCCGTTGAACATGAGTTCTGTAAGGGAGTAGCCGAGAACCTCGTCCGCTTTGTCGAATATATTCTTTACTTCATCGTATTTTTCGTAGAAATCCTTCCCCATACCCACTGTCTGGGAGCCCTGACCGGGGAAGATTACTGCTGTTTTACCCATGCTTAGTTCCTCCTGCAATCAGAATGTAAAGACCATACCGCCCCATGTAAGTCCGCCTCCAAAGGCGGCGGAGGCGATGTTCATACCCCTCTTGATCCTACCCTCACGAACAGCTCCGTCAAGGGCGGTGGGGATGGTTGCGGCGGATGTATTGCCGTATCTGTCCAAATTTATTATTACCCTTTCCTGTGCAAGGTTAAGCCTTTTCGCTGTGGCATCGATGATTCTGAGGTTCGCCTGATGGGGGATGAGGAAGTCGATATCATCATAGGAGAGTCCGCTCATCTCCACAGCCCTTGAAGCTACTTCGGCCATGGCCCTTACGGCTATCTTAAAGACCTCATTCCCGCTCATCTTTATCATGCCCGCTTCAATATCCAGCTCATTACGCTTGGCAAGATACTCGGTACCGAGGCATGGGAGTGCGAGAAGATCCGCATGGTCGCCGTCCGCATGAACGCTTACGCTTCTTATGCCGGGTTTGTCCGATGCAGAGAGGACAGCCGCTCCAGCTCCGTCACCGAAGAGGATGCATGTGCTTCTATCGCTCCAGTCCACAGTGGCGGTGATCTTTTCCGCACCAATGACAAGGATATTCTTGGCACTTCCCGATTTGATCATCGAATCTGCAACGTTGCAGGCATAGAGAAATCCGGTACATGCCGCAGCAATGTCGAAGGCGAAGGTTCCGGGAATACCCAGAAGGCTCTGCACACGGCATGCGCAGGAGGGCATCGTAGTATCGGGGGTGAAGGTGGCGAAGATAATTCCGTCAAGATCCTCCGGCTTCATCTCTGCCATCTCCAAGGCCTTAAGCCCCGCTTCATAGCCCATATCCGAGCATGAGTGATTCTTGGCTATACGTCTTTCACGTATGCCGGTTCGGGTAATAATCCACTCATCAGAGGTCTCAAGAAACTTTTCAAAGTCATGGTTCGTCATTACATCCGGCGGGAAAAAAGAGCCCGTACCGGAAATTCTAGAAAATATAGCCATATTGACACCGTCGGGGATGACGGGCGTTAACTGCCCTGATTAGATTTTTTCTTAAATTTTCCGAGAATATTATCCAGAAATGACCCGCCTTTGTCAACTTCTAATACCTCGAAGGATTCCTTTACCTTCTCCTCTATGAGGCCGTTGAGGTTGTTTTCGGCAAGTTCTTTTGCAACACGTATTCCGTTTTTAACAGCGTTGTGGTTGCTGCTGCCGTGGCCGATGATGCAGACACCGCCAACACCGAGCAGAGGAGCACCGCCGTATTCGGTATAGTCCGCCCTCTCTTTAACACGCATAAGAGCCCCTTTGGCGAAAAGAGCACCTATCTTGGCGGGGACTGATTTGGTTATCTCCTCTTTTATCATCTTGGAGACGAACCAGCCGGCGGATTCGGAAACCTTGAGAGCGACATTGCCTGAGAAACCGTCGCAGACGATTACGTCTGTCGTCCCCCTGAACATATCCTTACCCTCCACGTTGCCGTGGAAGTTGACAACGCCGGTGGATTCACGAAGGAGCTGATTTACAACCTTGATAACATCGCTCCCCTTCATCTCCTCTTCGCCGATACTGAGCAGACCTGTCTTAGGGTCGTCTATGCCGAGGGCTATGTGTGCGTATGCACTACCCATAATGGCAAACTGAAGATAATGGAGAGGTTTGCATTCAACGTTCGCCCCTGCATCGAGGAGAACGGTGTGCCCTTTTATGGTGGGGAGAACTGCGCCGATGGCGGGCCTGTCGATGCCCTCAAGAACCTTGAGAACCATCTTAGCAACGGCCATAACAGCGCCCGTGTTTCCGGCACTGAAGAACGCATCACCGCTGCCGTCTTTAACGTGGCGCAGGCCTTTGTGTATGGAGGAATTCCTCTTCCCTCTCAGGATTGCAGAGGGGGAATCATCCATGGTTACAACATCTTCAGCGTCGCTGATCTCAATACGGGAAAGGGGGTAGGATGAGAGCTTATCAAGCTCCTCTTTGACCTGGGCTTCACGACCCACCAGGAGTATATCAGTATCAAGGTCGCGGCAGGCGTCCGCCGCTCCTCTCACAATCTCCACGGGGGCAAAATCACCCCCCATGGCATCAACGACAATTCTCATGTTCTTAGATTTCTGCTTTGTCTACAACCTGCTTCTTGTTGTAATACCCGCAGGAAGGGCAGACTCTGTGGGGCATGGTAAGCTCGCCGCAGTTGCTGCACTTGTGGAATGCCATGGTCTTGGCGTGATGGTGGCTTCTTCTGTGCCCTTTTTTGGATCTGGTTGTTTTCTTCTTAGGTACTGCCATTTTGCATTGCTCCTTAGATTTATTCTTTAAGTTTCCGGAGTTTTTCCCATCGGGAATCCTTCTCCGGCTCCGTATTATCCTCTTCCTCCTCTATGGGAAGTTCCTCTGCGCAATCTTCATCGCAGGTAACTTTCATAGGGAGCAGAAGCAGCGATTCCTGCTTCAGGATTTCATGGAGATCTATATGATCCGCCGCACCCTCATAGGTTCCGGCGTCCTCATCACTAAGCTCAATCTCTTCCCCCTCAATCTTGAGAGTGCCTGCCAATACTCTGACACGCACCTGCTCGCCAAGGTTCAGTTTTCTCTTTTTCAGGCATCTGTCGCAGGTTAGCACAACCTCCGAATCAAGACGGCCATCAAGGAAAAATTCCTCGTTTTTGGAGTCCAGGGGATAGATACTTCCGCTGAAGGCGACCCTTTCGAAGGTGCCTTCGTCAAACTCAAAGGAAAGCTCCGTCTCAAGCTCCTTCCCCTCTTCGTTTATACTCTCGAAATACAGCTTCACCAGTCACCTCGGTCAAAGAGAAAGAATATTATAGAAGGGTCGATGGAAAGTCAAGCCTATATAGCATTTCAGTAACATTGATCCGCCACATCTTCAAGGACAGATTTCCAAAGCCCCGCAGGTGAGGCTAATTTGTGCAACATTGAATTGACACCCATGGTAAATATCGGTAAAGTCCAAACTTGGTAAAAGCGTCAATAAAAGAGGTTTTCAAACATGAAGCTTACAGTCATCGGAGCCGGATATGTGGGCCTCGTAACCGCTGCATGTCTTGCAGATACCGGTAACGAGGTTATGTGCATCGAAAAGGTGTCATCAAAACTCGAAACCCTCAGAAAAGGGGAATCGCCCATCTACGAACCCGGCCTCTCCGAGGTTCTTAAAAAGAATATCTCAAATGGAAACATTACCTTCTCGGATAACATTGATGAAGGGGTACGCTTTGCAGAAGCGATATTCCTCTGCGTGGGCACACCCCAGAGCGATACGGGTAAGGCGGATCTCTCCCAGGTTGAGGAAGCCGCAAGACAGATTGCCTCCATAAGCGACGGCTACAAGCTCATAATCGAAAAATCCACCGTTCCCGTTAATACACACAGGCGTGTCAAGATGACACTAAACAGATACGCCGCACCCGATGCCCAGTTTGATGTTGCATCAAACCCCGAGTTCCTCAGGGAAGGTTCTGCGCTTTACGACTTCTCAAATCCCGACCGTATCGTTGTCGGCGTGGAGAGCGAAAGGGCGGAGCAGATATTTAAGGATATATATAAGCCATACACCGATCAGGGCTTCCCTTTACTGATAACAACACCCGCTGCGGCGGAGCTTATAAAGCATGCCTCAAACTCATTCCTCGCCCTTAAAATATCCTACATTAATATGGTATCCGACCTCTGCGAAAAGGTTGGTGCAGATATTGAGCTGGTGGCGGACGGCATGGGCTACGACAAGCGTATCGGAAGACCCTTCCTCAATGCCGGCCTCGGCTACGGCGGAAGCTGCTTCCCCAAGGATATAAAGGCGTTCATCAACATGGCAAACGAAAACGGTGTCGATTTCACCCTCCTCGAAGAGGCGGATATGATAAACGCATCACGCCGTAGCAAATACCTCGAGATGATCGAGGATATCCTCTGGATCAACAAGGATAAGCAGATATGCATATGGGGACTTGCCTTTAAACCTAATACAGACGACATCCGTGAGGCACCCGCAATTGATATAGTAGGCGAGCTCGGTGAGGCGGGAGCACAACTCAGGCTCTTTGACCCCAAAGCCACTGAAAACTTTAAGAACTTCTACCCCGAGGGGGGGAATATCAAATACTTCAACGATAAGTACGAAGCACTTAACGGTGCGGATGCCCTTCTCATCGTTACGGAGTGGTCTGAATTCAAAGAGGCTGACATCGAAAAGATCAAGTCCCTTATGCAGCTCCCCATTATAATAGACGGCCGCAACATATACGATCCCGCAACAATGAAGGAAGCAGGAGTTGAATATTACAGCATCGGCAGATAAAAAAAGGGTTCTCATAACCGGGGCCGCCGGATTTATCGGCAGTCACCTCACCGACCGATACCTCAAAGAGGGTTGGCAGGTTATTGGCATGGACAACCTGCTCACAGGGAGCATGGAAAATATCGCCCATAACCTCGGAAATGAGAATTTCACCTTTGTTAAATACAATGTTACAAACTATATACATGTGGAAGGGAAGGTTGACCTTGTGCTCCATTTCGCCTGCCCAGCTTCACCCGTAGACTACCTTAACTACCCCATCCAGACACTTAAGGTGGACTCCATAGGAACCATGCACTCTCTAGGCCTCGCCAAGGAGAAGAAGGCTCGCTACGTCTTCGCATCCACCTCCGAGATATACGGGGATCCCGAGGTTCACCCGCAACCTGAAAGCTACTGGGGGAATGTGAACCCCCTCGGCCCACGTTCCGTATACGATGAGGCGAAGCGGTTCTCCGAATCGATGACGGTGACATACCACAGGAAGCATGGTGTCGATGCTCGAATTGTCCGAATATTCAACACCTACGGCCCACGCATGCGTCTCAATGATGGACGTATCATCCCCAACTTCGTTTATCAGGCCCTCACTGGAAAGCCGATCACCGTGTACGGTGACGGAAGCCAGACAAGGAGCTTCTGCTACATCGAAGATCTCGTTGAGGGTATCTACCGTGTCTCAACCATGGAAGGCATCTCGGGTGAGGTTTTCAACCTCGGCAACACCGATGAATACACCGTAAAAAGCTTTGCGGAGATAATCACAGATAACCTGCAGGCTTCCGGAGGACTCGTCTATGAGGATCTTCCACAGGATGATCCCAAGCGCAGATGCCCCGATATTACAAAGGCAAAGAAGGTTCTCGGCTGGGAGCCAAAAGTCAGCCTTGATGACGGACTACGTGAAACCGTCGACTACTTCCGTGAAGCCATCGAGAAAATCGGGGAGTAGGCATGTCTTCCAATCTACCCCTTTCCGTTTCCATCATATCCTTTAATGAAGAGGACAACATAGGCCGCACCCTCGAAAGCGTTATGGGCTTTGCGCATGAGATTATCGTCGTTGATTCCCACTCTACTGATAAAACAGTTGAAATCGCCGAAGCTTTTGGTGCAAAGGTTTATGACGAGGACTGGAAGGGGCATGTAAAGCAGAAGAATTCCGCCATAGAAAAATGCACTCAGGAATGGATCCTCTCCCTCGACTGTGATGAGGTAGTAACACCCGAGCTCGAAAACTCCATAAGAGAAACAGTTGCCTCCGGTGAAAAGGACGGCTACATCATGAACCGCCGCACCTTCTACGCAGGAAAGATGCTCGCCCATTCATGGCAGCCGGACAACAAGCTCCGCCTCGTGAAACGTTCAGCAAATCCCCGCTGGGGAGGGTACGACCCCCACGATGTCCTTGAGATAGAAGGAACTAAGGGTAAACTGAACGGCGATCTAATCCACTACTCCTACCGTGATATTAACGACCACTTTCAGCGTCTTCTTAAATACGCCAAAACAGCCGCCATGAGCTACCATAAAAACGGACGCAGATTCAGCATGTTTCGCCTTATCTTCAATCCGCCTGCGGCATTCATCAAGAAGTACATCATCAGAGGCGGATTTCTAGACGGTTTTCACGGCCTCCTTGTTGCCGTAAGCAGCTTTATTTACGTCTTCCTTAAATATGTGTTCCTATGGGAAATTGAGCGCAATGAGGGCTAAGGTAATCTCAGTAGGGAATATCTCCCTCGGCGGAACGGGTAAAACACCCTTCACCATAATGCTCACACGCCACTTCCTCGAACAGAACAAAAAGGTCTGCATACTCTCCAGAGGCTACAGAGGCAAGGCGGGACTCGATACCACAGTGATCTCAGACGGCAGCGAGATCAAGCTCTCGCCCCCAGAAGCGGCGGATGAGCCATACATGATGGCAAAGGCCTGCCCAGGAGCTGTTGTAATCACAGGTAAAGAGAGGCTCAAGTCTGCACAGGTTGCCGAGGAACGATTCGACCCCGATATAATAATACTGGACGATGGATTCCAGCATAAGCGTATGCCCAGAGATGTGGACATCCTGCTCATGGACCAGAAACGCCCCGTATCCACAGGACTCATATTCCCCTTCGGCTACCTGAGAGAGTTTCCCCGGGGTATTCAGCGTGCAGATATAGTTGTTTTCACCCGAGCCATAGATGAAAACATAGAGAAAAATATCAGGCACCTAGTAAAGGATAAACCGATATTCTTCAGCAAGATCCGGTTCAAGGGGATTTACCAGAACGGCAAAGAAGTAGACCTTCAGGAGTTTGGACGCAAAAAGATCTTCGCCTTCGCAGGAATAGCCTCACCAATGAAGTTCTTTCGATTTATGAAGGATCAAAACCTCAATATCGGAAGAACACGCCCATTTCGCGACCATGCGGACTATACAGACAAGGTGCTGAACAGTATCGAAGAAGCGGCAGAAAGAATTAACGCCGAAATGATACTCACGACTGAAAAAGACTACGTAAAACTACCCGATGAAAGAAAACATAAGTACGCCTACGCCGCCATTGATGTCGAACTCAACGACCTCAACGGCTTCCTAAACGCACTGAATATTTAACCAAGAAATCTCCCAGCATACTTACTAATTTTCAGCTATTCACTAAAGAATTAAGACTGATACGCAACAGACTTCCATGGATGGAAGCCCTGAAGTATGCAGCATAAAGGCTTTGCCAAGCGTAGCGCCAGGGAAATTCTCAGGATGATGAATTTCCCAGGTTATATGGATGGTAAATTCCATAGATTAAATCAGACTAAGGGGAAATTTTTAGGGAAAACTTTCCCCTTAGAATCCCCTTAAAAACCCCTTTATCTGTCTGAATAATTTCCCGTCCATGGAAATTATTCTGCCGTTCGAAGAAAGAAGCTGCCTTCTCACTTACGCAAGCGAGCTTTCATCCATGAAAGCTTATGCTAATCACACGTTTGAGGTTGATAGGTAACAGGCTTCCATGGATGGAAGCCCCTGAAGGCGTAGCTGAATTGGGCTTTGCTCAATTCACGAAGCCGGAAGTGCGAGAGGGCAAGGTTTCCTTGCCCGAACAACAATGGAATTTCCATGGATGGTAAATTCCATACATAAAATCAGACCAGGGAAATTCTCAGGATGATGAATTTCCCAAATATACTAAGGTTAGTCCCCTTCGTTTATCTCCACACTGTTGAGCACCTTCTCCATAAGCGATACAAGCTTGGGCATATTCTCATCATACCGGGTGTAGATGTGCCACAGATCCTTGCCCTCGGTGAAAACAATGGAATCGGTACTAACTTCAAGACCCTTGGTGTTCGCTGTTCCCTTGACGAAATACCCCTTTCGTCCGTTTATTTCTACAGGATAGAGGTCATACTTATAGCGGCTTATACCTTTGGTTTTCTTAACGGTCTTTGCGAAGCCCTTGGAGTACTCCTCTGCATCCGGTTCGGAATCTTTGGCTGTGAGTTCGATCAAAGTGAACTCAAAATAACCCGAACGGTAGGTGTACATCTCATAGCCGTCCAGCCTGTCCTTTGCATTCTCATAGGAGGGGAGCTTGACCTCTTCAAGGCTTGAGGGGGCGATTATGGAAATCCCTGTATCCCCTATGGAGCGGAACTGCCACTCCTCTGCCAAAACCTGATCCGTTGTTAGCTGGGATTCTGCACTGGTATCTTTGCTCACATACTTATAAACAAATGTGCCGACCACTAGGGCAAATACAGCAACTGCGAAAATGATAAGAGCGACTTTAAGTTTACTCATTATTAAAAACCTTCGGTGATTTATTTAAAACAGTGTAACAGAACAGATAGTTTATATCAGTCAAAAGGATATTGAGCAACCGTAATCACAGTCCTAGATGGGTTATGTAACTAAAACAGGATGAAAACTGTTGACTTTTCAAAAAAATGGGTATTATATTTAATACTTGAACTTATCAAGAGTGGTGGAGGGATAAGGCCCTGCGAAACCACAGCAACCGCCCGATACCCGGGAAAGGTGCTAAATCCTTCCCTGGGCGGGGGAGATAAGTTACCATAACGAATTGGAACTTATACAGCCTCTTTCCATCCCGGGAAGAGGCTTTTTTTTTGGAGGAACTCATATGAAGTATCAAAGCATTGACACCATCGCCGTTCACGGCGGACACACACCCGACCCTGTTACGGGTGCCAGAGCTGTACCAATCTATCAGACCACAGCTTACCAATTCAAGGACGCAGACCATGCGGCAAGGCTTTTTGACCTTGCAGAACCGGGCTATATCTACACTCGCCTGAACAACCCAACTGTTGAAGTTCTTGAGAACCGAATGTCAATGCTTGAAGGCGGCACAGGAGCTGTCGCCACATCCTCCGGTCAATTTGCTGAATTCATGGTTTTCACTTCCATCGCCGAGGCGGGGGATGAGATTATCACAACAAACAGGCTATATGGAGGTACCAACAATCTCTTTTTCAGCACATTCAAGAAGCTCGGTATCAAGTTTATCGGCATCGATCACGATGACTTCGAGGCTATCGAAGGTGCGATTACAGATAAAACAAAGGGGATATACCTAGAAACGGTATCAAACCCCGGCAACGATATACCGAATATGGAGAAGGTGGCAGAGATAGCCCATAGGAACGGACTACCGCTCATCGTAGACAATACGTACCCAACACCGTATCTTTGCAGACCGAAGGATTTCGGAGCAGATGTGGTTATCCATTCCGTCACAAAGTTTCTCGGCGGGCACGGCAACTCCATGGGCGGCGTTGCGGTGGACCTCGGAACCTTTGACTGGGCGGCTTCGGGCAGATTCCCCGGCTTCACCGAACCGGACCCCAGCTACCACGGTGTGGTCTATTCCGAAACCTTCGGGAACATGGCGCTGGCCGTTAAGATGAGGGTTCAGATCATGAGGGATATCGGCGGATGCATGACACCTATGAACGCATTCCTGCTCCTGCAGGGGATTGAAACTCTGCATCTGCGCATGGAGCGCCATGTGGAGAACGCAGGTAGGGTTGCGAGGTTCCTTGAAGGGCATCCCGCTGTGGAGCGTGTAAGCTATCCTGATCTTGATGGAAACAAAAACGCTGAACGGCTTAAAAAGTATCTCCCCAAAGGATCCGGTGCGATGCTCTCCTTCGAATTAAAGGGCGGATACGAGTCTGGCAAGGCATTCATCGAGGGTGTTGAGCTTGCAACCCACCTGACAAACCTCGGGGACACCAGAACTCTCGTAACCCATCCCGCAAGCACCACCCATCGCCAGCTCTCCACTGAGCAGAAGCAGGCGGCGGGCATCGGAGAGGGGCTTATCAGGATGTCCATCGGCATCGAAGGGAGCGAAGATATCCTTGCGGATCTCGAACAGGCACTCGCAAAGGCGGAGCAGGTTTAAGATGGAGCAGGGATCCGTCGGAATAGTTAAAACTCAATATGTCACATTCAAGAAGGATTTCTTTCTTGAAAGTGGACGGGTTATATCCCCCGTCACTGTGGCATATGAAACATATGGTGAATTGAACGAGGACGGCAGTAATGCCGTCCTCGTCTGTCACGCCTTAACGGGAAGCGCCCACGCTGCTGGCTATCACAGGGAAGATGAACAGAAACCCGGATGGTGGGACTCCATGATAGGCCCCGGAAAGGCTTTTGATACGGATAAATACTTCGTTATCAGCTCAAACTTCCTCGGTAGCTGCTTTGGCACCACAGGTCCCTCATCGGTGGATCCTGCCACAAAGAAACGATACGGTCTAAAATTCCCCGTAATAACTGTACGGGACATGGTTAAGCTCCAGAAGATGCTTGTGGACCACCTTGGCATCGAGAAACTGCTTAGCGTGTGCGGCGGAAGCATGGGGGGAATGCAGGCACTTGAGTGGGCGTGCACCTTTCCTTACATGTGCGAAAGCGTTATCCCTATCGCAACAACCCATGCCATAACCCCCATGGCCATCGCCTTCAACAGTATCGCAAGGTTCTCCATTCAAAAGGATCCCCGCTGGAACGGGGGGGATTACTACGACAGCGAATACCCGACGGACGGTCTCGCCATCGCAAGGATGGCTGGGCACATTACATACCTATCCGATCAGGCGTT encodes:
- the fabG gene encoding 3-oxoacyl-[acyl-carrier-protein] reductase, which encodes MLEGKVALVTGGSRGIGRTVALKLASLGANVAVNYASSSAKAEEVVKEIEESGGKALAVKANVADEPSVKEMFASIEKELGTVDILVNNAGITKDGLIMRMKTEDWDAVIDANLKGAFLCTRFAVKGMMKKRYGKIINISSVVGFMGNAGQANYVTSKSGLTGLTKSSALELSARGIRVNAVAPGFIETDMTGGLDEDVKNQMLERIPLKTFGSGEDVAGAVAFLAGSDSDYITGETIHVNGGMYM
- the fabD gene encoding ACP S-malonyltransferase translates to MGKTAVIFPGQGSQTVGMGKDFYEKYDEVKNIFDKADEVLGYSLTELMFNGPEEDLKLTSNTQPALLTMSVGLWEVVKDKLSPDFFAGHSLGEYSALVAAGGMSFEDAVLAVHNRGKFMQEAVPVGTGSMAAVMGSDEETVRRVCLELTDDNGVVEPANFNSPGQIVVAGSTAKVAEFAEKIKEAGAKRAVMLPVSAPFHCSLMKPAAVKMAEYLKNIDINDLSTPVFSNVKAEPERSASHVYDNLVKQVASPVLWTETIQNMAAAGADTFIEVGAGKVLTGLVRKVDKSLNCSNVGIVGDEEKL
- a CDS encoding beta-ketoacyl-ACP synthase 3, whose translation is MFSRISGTGSFFPPDVMTNHDFEKFLETSDEWIITRTGIRERRIAKNHSCSDMGYEAGLKALEMAEMKPEDLDGIIFATFTPDTTMPSCACRVQSLLGIPGTFAFDIAAACTGFLYACNVADSMIKSGSAKNILVIGAEKITATVDWSDRSTCILFGDGAGAAVLSASDKPGIRSVSVHADGDHADLLALPCLGTEYLAKRNELDIEAGMIKMSGNEVFKIAVRAMAEVASRAVEMSGLSYDDIDFLIPHQANLRIIDATAKRLNLAQERVIINLDRYGNTSAATIPTALDGAVREGRIKRGMNIASAAFGGGLTWGGMVFTF
- the plsX gene encoding phosphate acyltransferase PlsX, which gives rise to MRIVVDAMGGDFAPVEIVRGAADACRDLDTDILLVGREAQVKEELDKLSSYPLSRIEISDAEDVVTMDDSPSAILRGKRNSSIHKGLRHVKDGSGDAFFSAGNTGAVMAVAKMVLKVLEGIDRPAIGAVLPTIKGHTVLLDAGANVECKPLHYLQFAIMGSAYAHIALGIDDPKTGLLSIGEEEMKGSDVIKVVNQLLRESTGVVNFHGNVEGKDMFRGTTDVIVCDGFSGNVALKVSESAGWFVSKMIKEEITKSVPAKIGALFAKGALMRVKERADYTEYGGAPLLGVGGVCIIGHGSSNHNAVKNGIRVAKELAENNLNGLIEEKVKESFEVLEVDKGGSFLDNILGKFKKKSNQGS
- the rpmF gene encoding 50S ribosomal protein L32, which translates into the protein MAVPKKKTTRSKKGHRRSHHHAKTMAFHKCSNCGELTMPHRVCPSCGYYNKKQVVDKAEI
- a CDS encoding YceD family protein, giving the protein MKLYFESINEEGKELETELSFEFDEGTFERVAFSGSIYPLDSKNEEFFLDGRLDSEVVLTCDRCLKKRKLNLGEQVRVRVLAGTLKIEGEEIELSDEDAGTYEGAADHIDLHEILKQESLLLLPMKVTCDEDCAEELPIEEEEDNTEPEKDSRWEKLRKLKE
- a CDS encoding UDP-glucose dehydrogenase family protein — its product is MKLTVIGAGYVGLVTAACLADTGNEVMCIEKVSSKLETLRKGESPIYEPGLSEVLKKNISNGNITFSDNIDEGVRFAEAIFLCVGTPQSDTGKADLSQVEEAARQIASISDGYKLIIEKSTVPVNTHRRVKMTLNRYAAPDAQFDVASNPEFLREGSALYDFSNPDRIVVGVESERAEQIFKDIYKPYTDQGFPLLITTPAAAELIKHASNSFLALKISYINMVSDLCEKVGADIELVADGMGYDKRIGRPFLNAGLGYGGSCFPKDIKAFINMANENGVDFTLLEEADMINASRRSKYLEMIEDILWINKDKQICIWGLAFKPNTDDIREAPAIDIVGELGEAGAQLRLFDPKATENFKNFYPEGGNIKYFNDKYEALNGADALLIVTEWSEFKEADIEKIKSLMQLPIIIDGRNIYDPATMKEAGVEYYSIGR
- a CDS encoding UDP-glucuronic acid decarboxylase family protein; this encodes MNITASADKKRVLITGAAGFIGSHLTDRYLKEGWQVIGMDNLLTGSMENIAHNLGNENFTFVKYNVTNYIHVEGKVDLVLHFACPASPVDYLNYPIQTLKVDSIGTMHSLGLAKEKKARYVFASTSEIYGDPEVHPQPESYWGNVNPLGPRSVYDEAKRFSESMTVTYHRKHGVDARIVRIFNTYGPRMRLNDGRIIPNFVYQALTGKPITVYGDGSQTRSFCYIEDLVEGIYRVSTMEGISGEVFNLGNTDEYTVKSFAEIITDNLQASGGLVYEDLPQDDPKRRCPDITKAKKVLGWEPKVSLDDGLRETVDYFREAIEKIGE
- a CDS encoding glycosyltransferase family 2 protein; its protein translation is MSSNLPLSVSIISFNEEDNIGRTLESVMGFAHEIIVVDSHSTDKTVEIAEAFGAKVYDEDWKGHVKQKNSAIEKCTQEWILSLDCDEVVTPELENSIRETVASGEKDGYIMNRRTFYAGKMLAHSWQPDNKLRLVKRSANPRWGGYDPHDVLEIEGTKGKLNGDLIHYSYRDINDHFQRLLKYAKTAAMSYHKNGRRFSMFRLIFNPPAAFIKKYIIRGGFLDGFHGLLVAVSSFIYVFLKYVFLWEIERNEG
- the lpxK gene encoding tetraacyldisaccharide 4'-kinase, with product MRAKVISVGNISLGGTGKTPFTIMLTRHFLEQNKKVCILSRGYRGKAGLDTTVISDGSEIKLSPPEAADEPYMMAKACPGAVVITGKERLKSAQVAEERFDPDIIILDDGFQHKRMPRDVDILLMDQKRPVSTGLIFPFGYLREFPRGIQRADIVVFTRAIDENIEKNIRHLVKDKPIFFSKIRFKGIYQNGKEVDLQEFGRKKIFAFAGIASPMKFFRFMKDQNLNIGRTRPFRDHADYTDKVLNSIEEAAERINAEMILTTEKDYVKLPDERKHKYAYAAIDVELNDLNGFLNALNI
- a CDS encoding O-acetylhomoserine aminocarboxypropyltransferase/cysteine synthase family protein, which translates into the protein MKYQSIDTIAVHGGHTPDPVTGARAVPIYQTTAYQFKDADHAARLFDLAEPGYIYTRLNNPTVEVLENRMSMLEGGTGAVATSSGQFAEFMVFTSIAEAGDEIITTNRLYGGTNNLFFSTFKKLGIKFIGIDHDDFEAIEGAITDKTKGIYLETVSNPGNDIPNMEKVAEIAHRNGLPLIVDNTYPTPYLCRPKDFGADVVIHSVTKFLGGHGNSMGGVAVDLGTFDWAASGRFPGFTEPDPSYHGVVYSETFGNMALAVKMRVQIMRDIGGCMTPMNAFLLLQGIETLHLRMERHVENAGRVARFLEGHPAVERVSYPDLDGNKNAERLKKYLPKGSGAMLSFELKGGYESGKAFIEGVELATHLTNLGDTRTLVTHPASTTHRQLSTEQKQAAGIGEGLIRMSIGIEGSEDILADLEQALAKAEQV